A window from Nitrospirota bacterium encodes these proteins:
- the kdsB gene encoding 3-deoxy-manno-octulosonate cytidylyltransferase — MSAIVVIPARYASTRFPGKPLALLKGMPLIQHVYQNSLNARLAGEVIVATDSETIFETVMSFGGKAVITSPDHQSGTDRIAEVAAAMNCDIMVNVQGDEPLIRPEMIDAVISVLDDKRASLGTLAIPIRDSREIFDPNVVKVVFDSEGFAWYFSRAPIPYHRDEWNGPLAQSRELRTKSDLVVHDCYKHIGIYSYRRDVLLKLSSLPPARLENIEKLEQLRAIETGFRIKVRETSFETIGVDTPQDLERVEQCLNSSS, encoded by the coding sequence ATGTCCGCAATCGTCGTTATACCTGCCCGCTACGCATCGACCCGTTTCCCGGGTAAGCCTCTTGCACTCCTCAAAGGCATGCCCCTTATCCAGCATGTATATCAGAACTCTCTCAATGCCCGGCTGGCCGGCGAGGTGATCGTCGCAACCGACAGCGAGACGATCTTTGAAACCGTAATGTCCTTTGGCGGCAAAGCGGTCATAACCTCGCCTGATCATCAGTCGGGTACGGACAGAATCGCTGAGGTTGCAGCAGCAATGAATTGTGATATAATGGTCAATGTCCAGGGGGATGAACCCCTCATCAGGCCTGAGATGATCGATGCGGTCATCTCTGTTCTTGACGACAAAAGGGCATCTCTCGGCACACTGGCTATACCGATTCGAGACAGCAGAGAAATCTTCGACCCCAATGTGGTAAAAGTTGTATTTGATTCTGAAGGGTTTGCATGGTATTTCTCGCGTGCTCCGATCCCCTATCACCGGGACGAATGGAATGGCCCCCTGGCGCAGAGCAGGGAGCTAAGGACAAAGAGCGATCTGGTCGTGCATGACTGTTATAAACATATTGGGATTTACAGCTACCGGCGCGATGTGTTGCTTAAGCTCTCATCGCTGCCGCCAGCGCGGCTTGAAAACATCGAAAAACTCGAGCAGCTCAGGGCAATAGAAACCGGGTTCAGGATAAAGGTCAGGGAAACGTCATTTGAAACAATCGGGGTGGATACGCCCCAAGACTTAGAAAGGGTAGAACAATGTCTAAATTCATCTTCATAA